In the Quercus lobata isolate SW786 chromosome 5, ValleyOak3.0 Primary Assembly, whole genome shotgun sequence genome, one interval contains:
- the LOC115992697 gene encoding receptor-like protein kinase FERONIA, with translation MKGVSKLFRTSKKGAKPSPSSAFPERSCRQFSLAEMKIATNNFDANLVIGEGDFGTAYKGFFNDCNGTRIVAIKRLKLNEDLRNEVVFVCQLHHPNLISLIGYCIDEGVNILVYEFMVNGSLFSKLHDRLSWKQRLKICVGVARALHYLHSGVKQTIIHRDVKPTNIMLDKNWEAKLSDFRLSNMLPPGIKYVEIKRDSETTLRYLDPECFITYRLTDKTDVYSFGVVLLEVLCGREAMDFRLMEKGQGLVKWAQKCKREGTINEIIDPYLMGKIDPECFKIYVDIAISCVRNKGEARPTMGEVELILEHALELQQSADAAMKDVDPTGDVCIYPIDEYTCNDSSGDASPPSYVHN, from the coding sequence ATGAAAGGTGTTTCAAAGTTATTCAGAACTTCCAAGAAGGGAGCAAAACCATCACCATCTTCAGCTTTTCCTGAGAGATCATGCCGTCAATTTTCACTGGCTGAGATGAAGATTGCTACCAATAACTTCGATGCTAATTTAGTAATTGGTGAGGGGGATTTTGGCACAGCATACAAGGGATTTTTTAACGACTGTAACGGTACCAGAATCGTTGCAATAAAGCGCTTGAAACTCAATGAGGACTTAAGGAACGAGGTGGTGTTCGTTTGCCAGCTACACCACCCTAACCTCATCTCTCTCATCGGATATTGTATTGATGAAGGCGTGAATATCCTTGTCTACGAGTTCATGGTCAATGGAAGCCTCTTCAGTAAACTCCACGATCGCCTCTCGTGGAAACAAAGACTAAAGATTTGCGTTGGAGTGGCGCGTGCACTGCACTACCTTCACTCTGGGGTCAAGCAAACTATTATCCACCGTGACGTGAAGCCGACCAACATTATGTTGGACAAGAATTGGGAGGCCAAGTTATCAGATTTCAGGTTGTCCAACATGCTTCCCCCAGGTATCAAATACGTGGAAATCAAACGGGATTCGGAAACTACTCTAAGATACCTGGATCCCGAATGTTTCATTACATATAGGCTGACCGATAAAACCGACGTCTACTCTTTTGGTGTGGTATTGTTGGAAGTACTCTGTGGGAGAGAAGCAATGGACTTTAGATTGATGGAAAAAGGGCAGGGTCTGGTTAAGTGGGCCCAAAAATGCAAACGCGAAGGGACCATCAATGAGATAATTGATCCGTATCTGATGGGGAAGATAGATCCAGAGTGTTTCAAGATTTACGTCGACATTGCCATTTCTTGTGTGCGAAATAAGGGAGAGGCTCGTCCCACCATGGGTGAAGTGGAGTTAATCCTTGAACATGCACTTGAACTACAACAGAGTGCAGATGCTGCAATGAAGGATGTAGATCCTACTGGTGATGTCTGTATCTATCCCATTGATGAATATACCTGTAATGATTCTTCAGGAGACGCTTCTCCCCCATCTTATGTTCATAATTAA